In Halobacteriovorax marinus SJ, the following proteins share a genomic window:
- a CDS encoding RNA methyltransferase produces MQNLYLALVHHPIKNKRGDTVTTSVTNLDIHDIARSCKTFGVKKYFIVTPLKAQHDLVKKILGHWEDDKNGVYNPDRQNALSIATLVDSVEDALASIEEKEGKKPLLAVTGANFESFHGTTNDLKDLMGSNDRPCLLLFGTGWGLHQSVLEKSDFMLDPILGADESGYNHLSVRSAVAIYLDRYTQK; encoded by the coding sequence GTGCAGAATTTATACTTGGCCCTAGTTCATCATCCAATTAAGAATAAGAGAGGGGATACAGTAACAACATCGGTAACAAATTTAGATATTCACGATATTGCCAGAAGCTGTAAGACATTTGGGGTGAAGAAGTACTTCATTGTAACTCCTCTTAAGGCCCAGCACGATCTCGTTAAGAAAATTCTTGGTCACTGGGAAGATGATAAGAATGGAGTCTATAATCCTGATAGACAGAATGCACTTTCAATAGCAACTCTAGTGGACTCTGTTGAGGATGCACTAGCAAGTATAGAAGAGAAAGAAGGAAAGAAGCCGCTACTCGCCGTAACAGGTGCAAATTTTGAGAGCTTTCATGGTACAACGAATGATTTAAAAGATTTGATGGGATCAAATGATAGGCCATGTTTGCTTTTATTTGGAACAGGTTGGGGCCTTCACCAAAGTGTCCTAGAGAAGTCTGACTTCATGTTGGACCCTATTCTAGGAGCAGATGAAAGTGGTTACAATCACCTATCTGTAAGAAGTGCTGTGGCGATCTATTTAGATAGATATACGCAGAAATAA
- the trmD gene encoding tRNA (guanosine(37)-N1)-methyltransferase TrmD — MAKKIWIITMFPNFFTPLKEVGVVGQVFQGLRGDKIDLETVYIPDYSERGFKGVDSAPYGGGPGMVMRADILKNALVEGVIKKGNYSEENFKEELSIVFTAPRGKVWSNETCKSFAKNYFASDSAKDLVFICGRYEGIDERFIEKYIDEVYCIGDYVLSGGEIAVMAIIDSAMRFSEGALGNSESALEDSFEQDLLEHPQYTRPAVFDGMEVPAVLSSGDHKKIEKWKHDKKVEMTKLWRPNLIKKENK; from the coding sequence GTGGCAAAGAAAATATGGATCATTACAATGTTTCCCAACTTCTTTACACCTCTAAAAGAAGTCGGTGTCGTTGGACAAGTCTTTCAAGGTCTTAGAGGGGATAAGATAGATTTAGAAACAGTCTATATCCCCGACTATAGTGAAAGAGGTTTTAAAGGCGTCGACTCCGCACCCTATGGAGGCGGACCTGGAATGGTTATGAGAGCAGATATTTTAAAGAATGCTCTTGTTGAAGGCGTAATCAAGAAGGGAAATTACAGCGAAGAGAACTTTAAGGAAGAGCTATCAATAGTTTTTACGGCCCCAAGGGGGAAAGTTTGGAGTAATGAAACGTGTAAGAGCTTTGCAAAAAATTACTTCGCAAGTGATTCTGCAAAGGACTTAGTTTTTATATGTGGACGCTATGAAGGAATTGATGAGCGTTTTATAGAGAAGTATATTGATGAAGTCTATTGCATTGGAGATTACGTTCTCTCAGGTGGTGAAATTGCTGTCATGGCAATCATTGACTCTGCGATGAGATTTAGCGAAGGTGCACTTGGAAATAGTGAGAGTGCTTTGGAAGATAGTTTTGAGCAAGATCTATTGGAGCACCCACAGTATACCAGACCAGCTGTCTTTGATGGCATGGAAGTCCCCGCAGTTTTATCTAGTGGTGATCATAAGAAAATTGAGAAATGGAAACATGATAAGAAGGTTGAAATGACAAAGTTATGGAGACCAAATTTAATAAAAAAGGAAAATAAATAG
- the rimM gene encoding ribosome maturation factor RimM (Essential for efficient processing of 16S rRNA) → MDKEQYVELGFCVKPHGIKGGFTFNLSNVEDSVLGKKSKILLTPRDRGSSLSPEGEFFTIKSIAFGNKVITYLEEVTDRNKVEDLIPFNISVSRDDFPSLDEDEFYLSDLVGLDVLEEESMEPYGKVSDFYDNTAQVVLVVKGSGKRVLELPFIEEFFPTINIEENYITMKIPDYIEGRK, encoded by the coding sequence ATGGATAAAGAGCAATATGTAGAGTTAGGTTTCTGTGTTAAACCACATGGTATTAAAGGTGGCTTTACCTTTAATTTAAGTAATGTAGAAGATAGTGTACTTGGTAAGAAGTCAAAAATTCTGCTTACTCCAAGAGATAGAGGAAGCTCGCTAAGTCCAGAGGGCGAATTCTTTACTATAAAGTCGATCGCCTTTGGGAATAAGGTTATCACTTACCTAGAAGAAGTCACTGATAGAAACAAAGTTGAAGATTTGATTCCTTTCAATATTTCTGTAAGTAGAGATGATTTTCCTAGTTTAGATGAGGATGAGTTCTACTTGTCCGACCTTGTAGGCTTAGATGTTCTTGAAGAAGAAAGTATGGAGCCATACGGTAAGGTGAGTGACTTCTATGATAATACTGCCCAAGTTGTTCTCGTCGTAAAAGGGTCAGGTAAGAGAGTTCTTGAATTACCTTTTATTGAAGAGTTCTTCCCGACGATTAATATTGAAGAAAATTATATAACAATGAAGATCCCTGACTATATTGAGGGCCGAAAATAG
- a CDS encoding VOC family protein, protein MLEINAIDHINMNVLNFEESEKFYKKLFGMKVLESGQSAKSGNDFKVIGIPNKIALCLYETDEVNFETAPIAHFGINIDNYSEIENILKELNVDALYGGEILWKSSSSIYIKDPSGHEIELTKNFAGGL, encoded by the coding sequence ATGTTAGAAATAAATGCAATAGATCACATAAATATGAATGTTTTAAATTTCGAAGAAAGTGAAAAATTTTATAAGAAATTATTTGGAATGAAGGTTCTAGAAAGTGGACAAAGTGCCAAGAGTGGAAATGATTTCAAAGTAATTGGGATTCCTAATAAGATTGCTCTCTGCTTATATGAGACAGATGAAGTTAACTTTGAGACTGCCCCAATTGCACACTTTGGAATCAATATTGATAATTACTCTGAAATAGAGAATATACTTAAAGAATTAAATGTAGATGCACTCTATGGTGGGGAGATTCTATGGAAGAGTTCTTCGTCTATATATATCAAGGATCCATCAGGACATGAGATTGAATTAACAAAGAATTTTGCAGGAGGTTTATAA
- the pheT gene encoding phenylalanine--tRNA ligase subunit beta, which produces MLISTDWIKDFVSIPEMSPKDLGVKFTLGTAEVEEVLVVGEHLEKIRVAEILEIEKHPEADKLNLVTFNFGDKENKRVVCGASNVKVGLKTAYAPLGVSLPNGLVLEPKKIRGVLSEGMLCSEEELGFAQDSAGIIELPSDAPIGQNMIDYYNETKDVILDVDNKSLTHRPDLWGHYGLAREFGAIFEQELKNPYNDSWANDLRAKFASGPSPITPKLEGESACKAYFGLSVDNVKVEESPNWMKKRLISVGLRPINNIVDISNYVMLELGMPLHIFDRDQIKDNQIIIKKLGTTAEFTTLDEEKRNLIESDTVICDADGPLVIGGLMGGLSSGVTDATTKVFIEVANWHASMVRSTSTRLGLRTDSSQRYEKTLDSKLCERTMLRTLDLILELCPEAKVVGKLEYDGDDLSAIEILELQTSFKKINKVLGLEVSNERILSIFNALDFKVTANGDDLSVTIPSYRSTKDIDCEADLIEEIGRIIGYDNIDPISPKLTIEPVRLTSAQALHRKLRDFLVYNMNSFEVNSYPLIGEKLLSKCSWPTQSGLNLLNSISKDHSIMRDSIVPNALAIAATNVKNYDDFSFFEIGRTYHLDKANFAAEKSELIIAMYSKESTPFMDLVNGTSRLLNASNIPFDLSERHPKFKNELISEEWVGVHPFEFYNIRIMGKMKGVITSIHPLILKQYKIKGHLSIAVVDLSQVESRPLKDKVKYRPLSKFPSSTFDCTVVTGEHTPVSEVLSSLKKIKIKELQSTKVVDIFTMDTKEKAITLRSVFMDEEKTLDGEFITQSSQKIVNELQKAGFPLKS; this is translated from the coding sequence ATGTTAATTAGTACAGATTGGATTAAAGATTTTGTCTCAATTCCAGAAATGTCACCAAAGGACTTAGGTGTTAAGTTTACTCTTGGGACTGCTGAAGTTGAAGAAGTCCTAGTTGTTGGTGAGCACTTAGAAAAGATTAGAGTTGCTGAGATTTTAGAAATTGAAAAACACCCTGAGGCCGATAAGTTAAACTTAGTAACTTTTAATTTTGGTGATAAAGAAAATAAGCGCGTTGTTTGTGGAGCGTCCAATGTAAAGGTTGGTCTTAAAACTGCTTATGCTCCTCTTGGAGTGAGCCTACCTAACGGACTTGTTCTTGAGCCTAAGAAAATTAGAGGCGTCCTTTCAGAAGGAATGCTCTGTTCTGAAGAAGAACTTGGTTTTGCACAGGACTCTGCAGGTATTATTGAACTTCCAAGTGATGCTCCTATCGGTCAAAATATGATCGACTACTACAATGAAACTAAAGACGTTATTCTAGATGTAGATAATAAATCTCTGACTCATAGACCAGATCTCTGGGGACACTATGGCCTAGCTAGAGAGTTTGGTGCCATCTTTGAACAGGAACTTAAAAATCCTTATAACGATTCTTGGGCCAATGACTTAAGAGCAAAGTTTGCAAGTGGACCATCTCCTATCACTCCTAAGTTGGAAGGAGAAAGTGCTTGTAAGGCATACTTTGGATTGAGTGTTGATAATGTAAAAGTTGAAGAGTCTCCAAATTGGATGAAGAAGAGACTTATTAGTGTTGGACTAAGACCTATTAATAATATTGTTGATATTTCTAACTATGTAATGCTTGAGTTGGGAATGCCTCTTCATATCTTTGACCGCGATCAAATTAAAGACAATCAAATCATCATTAAGAAACTAGGAACGACTGCTGAGTTTACTACTCTTGATGAAGAGAAGAGAAACCTCATTGAAAGTGACACTGTTATTTGTGATGCTGATGGACCTCTGGTTATTGGTGGTTTAATGGGTGGACTAAGTAGTGGTGTTACGGATGCGACGACGAAAGTCTTTATCGAAGTTGCTAACTGGCATGCTTCAATGGTTAGGTCTACTTCTACACGATTAGGTCTTCGTACTGATTCATCTCAGCGCTACGAAAAAACTCTCGATTCTAAACTCTGTGAAAGAACAATGCTAAGAACGCTTGATCTTATCTTAGAACTTTGTCCAGAGGCAAAGGTTGTTGGTAAATTAGAATACGATGGTGATGATCTAAGCGCTATTGAAATACTAGAGCTACAAACTTCATTTAAAAAGATTAATAAAGTTCTTGGGCTTGAAGTCAGTAACGAGAGAATACTCTCAATCTTCAATGCTCTCGATTTTAAAGTAACTGCTAACGGTGATGATCTCTCTGTTACAATCCCTAGTTATAGATCCACTAAAGACATAGACTGTGAAGCAGATTTAATTGAGGAGATCGGAAGAATAATTGGTTACGATAATATCGATCCTATTTCACCTAAGCTTACAATCGAACCTGTTCGTCTCACTAGTGCTCAAGCACTACATAGAAAACTTAGAGACTTCTTAGTTTATAATATGAATTCATTTGAAGTGAATTCATATCCACTCATAGGAGAGAAGCTTTTAAGTAAATGTTCATGGCCTACGCAATCTGGTTTAAATCTTTTAAACTCTATTTCAAAAGACCATTCTATTATGCGTGATTCAATTGTTCCTAATGCTCTTGCTATCGCTGCTACTAACGTGAAGAACTACGATGATTTTTCTTTCTTTGAAATTGGAAGAACATATCACTTAGACAAAGCAAACTTTGCAGCAGAGAAAAGTGAACTTATCATTGCAATGTACTCTAAAGAGTCTACGCCTTTTATGGATCTTGTTAATGGAACATCAAGACTTTTAAATGCATCTAATATTCCTTTTGATTTAAGTGAGAGACATCCTAAATTTAAAAATGAATTAATTAGTGAAGAGTGGGTAGGAGTTCACCCTTTTGAATTTTATAATATTCGTATTATGGGGAAGATGAAAGGTGTTATTACAAGTATCCACCCTCTTATACTTAAGCAGTATAAGATTAAAGGTCATCTTAGTATTGCTGTTGTAGACCTCTCACAAGTGGAATCACGTCCTTTAAAAGACAAAGTTAAGTATAGACCTCTTTCTAAGTTTCCTAGTTCTACTTTTGACTGCACTGTAGTTACAGGGGAGCATACTCCTGTAAGTGAAGTGCTTTCTTCTTTAAAGAAGATCAAAATTAAAGAGCTTCAGTCTACTAAAGTAGTAGATATCTTCACTATGGATACTAAAGAGAAGGCCATAACTCTTCGTTCTGTCTTTATGGATGAGGAGAAAACCCTAGACGGTGAATTTATTACACAGTCTTCTCAAAAAATCGTAAATGAGCTTCAAAAAGCTGGTTTTCCTCTAAAGTCTTAA
- the pheS gene encoding phenylalanine--tRNA ligase subunit alpha has protein sequence MIEKLEEIFAQFEQKVGGLTNQADILNLKSEFIGKKGLISEVLKSLKDATPEQRKAIGPKANDIKNNITDMVAAKLTAIEAQEINEKLASSRIDISLTDDVKEGSSLGGGFHPRTLIQREIEDIFLSMGFDILDGPHIEDEFHNFEALNIPSDHPARDMQDTFWFHDPNAQSDEKKFLLRTHTSTIQVRGMRSRKPPFKFIAPGTVFRCERTDASHEMVFNQLEGMMVGEDISVSHLIYFMKTILKEIFKKDVEVRLRPGFFPFVEPGFELDIKCLICSGNGCSVCKQVGWVELLPCGMVHPNVLKAGGIDSEKYNGFAFGLGLDRLVMMKYGIDDIRHLQSGDLRFNTQFKTF, from the coding sequence ATGATTGAAAAGTTAGAAGAAATTTTTGCTCAATTTGAGCAGAAAGTAGGTGGCCTTACTAACCAAGCAGATATTTTAAATTTAAAATCTGAGTTCATTGGAAAGAAAGGGCTGATTTCAGAGGTATTAAAATCTCTCAAGGATGCAACTCCTGAACAGAGAAAGGCCATCGGTCCTAAGGCCAATGATATAAAGAATAATATTACTGATATGGTCGCAGCGAAGCTCACGGCCATCGAAGCGCAAGAGATCAATGAAAAGCTCGCTTCAAGCCGAATCGACATCTCTCTTACTGATGATGTGAAAGAGGGAAGTTCTCTAGGCGGTGGTTTTCACCCAAGGACATTAATTCAAAGAGAGATTGAAGATATATTTCTTTCGATGGGCTTTGATATTCTAGATGGACCACATATCGAAGATGAATTCCATAACTTTGAGGCATTAAATATTCCTTCAGATCATCCGGCCAGAGATATGCAAGATACATTCTGGTTCCACGATCCAAATGCACAGTCTGATGAGAAGAAGTTCTTACTAAGAACTCATACTTCTACTATTCAAGTTAGAGGGATGCGCTCACGAAAGCCTCCTTTTAAATTTATCGCACCTGGTACAGTATTTAGATGTGAGAGAACGGATGCTTCTCACGAGATGGTTTTCAATCAACTAGAAGGGATGATGGTAGGTGAAGATATTTCCGTTAGTCACCTCATCTACTTTATGAAAACAATCCTAAAGGAAATTTTCAAAAAAGATGTAGAGGTTCGTCTACGTCCTGGATTCTTCCCATTTGTTGAGCCTGGCTTTGAGTTAGATATAAAATGTCTTATTTGTAGTGGAAATGGCTGCTCTGTTTGTAAGCAGGTTGGTTGGGTAGAGCTTCTTCCTTGTGGAATGGTTCATCCTAATGTTTTAAAAGCCGGTGGAATTGATTCTGAAAAGTATAATGGCTTTGCCTTTGGACTAGGATTAGATCGTCTAGTGATGATGAAATATGGAATCGATGATATTCGCCACCTACAAAGTGGTGATCTTAGATTTAACACTCAATTCAAAACATTTTAA
- a CDS encoding DUF4416 family protein gives MSNLTGPTPGLIIASVLFRHDIHSEKEILKTLELKFGPYVTFHHSYFPMREYYSKEMGESELLSRVFIAFHKPVQRDDLVEAKVWADQFEKGFLYAGKREINLDMGLLTLENLVLATGKNYSHRPYLGQGVFADLTLIMKNGQFQTTPWTYPDYSHPEVIDFFTWARQFLSH, from the coding sequence ATGAGTAATTTAACTGGGCCCACTCCTGGGCTCATCATTGCCAGCGTACTTTTTCGCCACGATATTCATAGTGAAAAAGAAATTCTTAAAACACTAGAGTTAAAGTTTGGCCCTTATGTCACATTTCATCACTCCTACTTTCCTATGAGAGAGTATTACTCAAAGGAAATGGGAGAAAGTGAACTTCTTAGTCGTGTCTTCATCGCATTTCATAAACCTGTTCAAAGAGATGACTTAGTTGAGGCTAAAGTTTGGGCGGATCAATTTGAGAAGGGTTTTCTCTATGCTGGCAAGAGAGAGATCAATTTAGACATGGGTCTTTTGACTTTAGAGAATCTTGTTTTGGCCACGGGTAAGAATTATTCTCATAGACCCTATCTTGGACAGGGAGTGTTTGCAGATTTGACACTTATTATGAAGAATGGTCAATTTCAGACAACTCCTTGGACATACCCAGACTATTCCCACCCTGAAGTGATCGATTTCTTTACATGGGCCCGTCAATTTCTTAGTCACTAA
- a CDS encoding bifunctional heptose 7-phosphate kinase/heptose 1-phosphate adenyltransferase has protein sequence MSSIISKDNFKNIINKFSDVGPILVIGDIGLDKYTFGEVKRISPEAPVPVLEVTKEWTTLGLATNISNNLSTLGVSSTICGVVGEDMQASKLESLLEESDLSIWGVVRCSERPTIFKERVTTSSQQICRVDYEDKSGLSAATQERLIERIKEFIPTHSGIIIEDYGKGTLSRETISEVVSLARKHNKKVFVDPSRTTPPEFYKGVDLLKPNRIEAELMVSMLGHNTTDVLEMAKILSETLDIEQVVITLGGEGMAIFSRGESKVDIIPTVANEVFDVSGAGDTAISLLSSSLLAGSSLRDACWLGNCGSGVVVAKKGTATVNLEELEKFYDNISKNFNE, from the coding sequence GTGAGCTCTATAATTAGCAAAGATAATTTTAAGAATATTATAAATAAATTTTCAGACGTTGGGCCAATCCTAGTTATTGGAGATATCGGTCTAGATAAATATACTTTTGGTGAAGTGAAGAGAATTTCACCAGAGGCCCCTGTCCCTGTTTTAGAAGTGACCAAGGAGTGGACGACTCTAGGGCTTGCTACAAATATTTCTAATAATCTCTCCACTCTTGGCGTCAGCTCTACTATCTGCGGTGTTGTTGGAGAGGATATGCAGGCCTCAAAATTAGAGAGCTTACTTGAGGAAAGTGATCTCTCTATTTGGGGAGTCGTTCGCTGTAGTGAGAGACCAACAATCTTCAAAGAGCGTGTCACAACTTCTAGTCAGCAGATTTGTCGCGTTGACTATGAAGATAAATCAGGTCTCTCGGCTGCAACCCAAGAGAGATTGATTGAGAGAATTAAAGAATTTATTCCAACTCATAGTGGAATTATTATAGAAGACTATGGCAAAGGGACTTTGTCCAGGGAGACAATCTCGGAAGTCGTCTCTCTTGCTAGAAAACATAATAAGAAAGTCTTTGTCGATCCTTCAAGGACAACACCTCCAGAATTCTATAAAGGTGTAGATCTTTTAAAGCCTAATCGCATTGAAGCTGAGTTAATGGTTTCTATGCTTGGTCATAATACGACTGATGTTTTAGAGATGGCGAAGATCTTATCGGAAACTCTAGATATCGAGCAAGTCGTGATTACTCTCGGTGGAGAGGGGATGGCAATCTTCTCAAGAGGAGAGTCTAAAGTTGATATTATTCCTACAGTGGCCAATGAGGTCTTTGACGTTTCTGGTGCCGGAGATACGGCGATCTCTCTACTGAGCTCTTCTCTCTTGGCCGGATCATCTCTAAGAGACGCATGTTGGTTAGGTAATTGTGGTTCGGGTGTCGTTGTGGCCAAGAAGGGGACTGCAACTGTTAATCTAGAGGAGCTTGAAAAGTTCTACGATAATATTTCAAAGAATTTTAATGAGTAA
- a CDS encoding glycosyltransferase family 9 protein produces the protein MKILINRTDALGDTILTVPMAALLREKFPTADIRFLISPISRPLFDNHPYVDGVFTYQKKDGPLKKLKCLKNILNEFTPDIYLFVGGDQLVSFYMWLKGIDKRGGLVSKWPSFLFLNSGVRQKRSLVTMHESEYNLNLLKGLGISYENDEVLEFSPKISIDDEQRESSLKEFSELIEAEGLNPQLPSIFIHPGMTGHTLNWSSRNYGRLIDKMERRFPEQFNWIISHTPSDQQYLVGLRDHIDKCDHLKSRVFYFDGALKGLRDYMNILSSAKAFIGPSTGTTHIANTLGVKTVAIYSPIKVQSTLRWSPFNRDEESLRLVVPDVVCGERFKCAGNTCPYYECMSKIEVQDIMNELINLLNLENK, from the coding sequence GTGAAAATCTTAATCAATAGAACAGATGCACTCGGTGATACAATTTTAACAGTGCCAATGGCGGCACTACTTAGAGAGAAGTTTCCTACGGCCGATATTAGGTTTCTAATTTCACCCATTTCAAGGCCACTATTTGATAATCACCCTTATGTCGATGGTGTCTTCACCTATCAGAAAAAGGACGGGCCTCTAAAGAAGCTCAAGTGCTTAAAGAATATTTTAAATGAATTCACTCCAGACATTTACCTCTTTGTTGGAGGTGATCAATTAGTCTCCTTCTATATGTGGCTTAAGGGAATTGATAAAAGAGGCGGACTTGTTTCCAAGTGGCCGAGCTTTCTTTTTTTAAACTCCGGAGTAAGGCAGAAGCGCTCGCTGGTAACGATGCATGAGAGTGAATACAATCTCAACCTCCTAAAGGGGCTTGGGATTAGCTATGAAAATGATGAGGTTCTAGAATTCTCTCCAAAGATTTCTATAGACGATGAGCAAAGAGAGAGCTCTCTTAAAGAGTTCAGTGAGCTTATTGAAGCTGAGGGACTTAATCCACAACTTCCAAGTATCTTCATTCATCCCGGTATGACTGGTCACACCCTCAATTGGTCATCTAGAAACTATGGACGACTCATTGATAAAATGGAGAGAAGATTTCCGGAGCAATTTAACTGGATTATTTCCCACACTCCTAGTGATCAACAATACCTTGTAGGACTAAGAGATCATATTGATAAGTGTGATCATCTTAAAAGCCGCGTCTTTTACTTCGACGGAGCACTTAAAGGTCTTCGAGACTATATGAATATTCTCTCAAGCGCCAAGGCCTTCATTGGTCCAAGTACAGGAACTACACATATTGCAAATACTCTTGGTGTAAAAACGGTCGCAATTTACTCGCCCATAAAAGTTCAAAGCACGCTTCGCTGGTCACCATTTAATAGAGACGAAGAGTCTCTTCGCTTAGTTGTACCAGATGTTGTTTGTGGTGAGAGATTCAAGTGTGCCGGAAATACTTGTCCATATTATGAGTGTATGTCTAAAATTGAAGTTCAAGATATAATGAATGAATTAATTAATTTATTAAATTTGGAGAATAAGTGA
- the cmk gene encoding (d)CMP kinase, translated as MSLSKVIAIDGPSGSGKSTIAKKLAESLNVLYIDTGAMFRALAYSCDQRNIPLRAGSEMDDFLSEINLEYGKSQDFLIGIDGENLTKKIREHNVSKLASIISQIPQVREFLLNYQRELASRVVCVMEGRDIGTVVFPNAFCKFFVTASVEVRSKRRLNQLNEAGDSDLSLEQIMMDVKKRDESDMNREVAPLKMAEDADLVDTSDMELLDVLNSLKSSVEDRAKGIGITL; from the coding sequence ATGTCTTTATCAAAAGTCATTGCTATAGATGGACCTTCTGGTAGCGGGAAGTCAACTATTGCTAAAAAGTTAGCTGAATCATTAAATGTTTTATATATCGATACTGGGGCCATGTTCCGTGCTCTAGCATATAGTTGTGATCAAAGAAATATACCTCTTAGAGCAGGAAGTGAAATGGATGACTTTCTCTCTGAGATTAATCTTGAGTATGGAAAGTCTCAGGACTTTCTCATTGGAATTGACGGTGAGAATCTCACTAAGAAAATTCGCGAGCACAATGTTTCAAAACTCGCCTCAATCATATCTCAAATTCCTCAAGTAAGAGAGTTCTTGCTCAATTATCAGAGGGAGCTCGCCAGTAGAGTGGTCTGTGTTATGGAGGGAAGAGATATTGGAACAGTTGTTTTTCCAAATGCTTTTTGTAAATTCTTTGTAACTGCTTCAGTTGAAGTTCGCTCTAAGAGAAGATTAAATCAATTAAACGAAGCCGGTGACTCTGATCTCTCACTTGAGCAAATCATGATGGATGTTAAAAAGCGTGATGAGAGTGATATGAACCGCGAAGTTGCTCCACTCAAAATGGCCGAAGACGCAGACTTAGTAGACACTAGTGATATGGAATTATTAGATGTTCTCAATTCATTAAAAAGTTCAGTCGAAGACAGGGCCAAGGGGATTGGCATCACTCTGTGA
- a CDS encoding lytic transglycosylase domain-containing protein, producing MFKNGLKEYSFMEETFLLFRRLVTSSRARSFVRYANTLAIFIILGLIFSKEATLDSRLHPVLSNESKGESTYFLDEKTYYQFPKVKRTFGKASVVDLQYLSKKESRRLILDSVKSPRLRKRLARYLTRTLELCEKYQVDPFWALSIMWTESHFNLKAKSSVSATGLMQIMPATGVFLSKLLNMPIKEKVIYKSIQDPDLNIEMGVFYLKRLLKMFKGNYRLATVAYNMGPGGVYRRLRNNQPVGVRNLYLDKVRRHYKLISKNFTHNISRSYLALRSTLVVRNPISGYTYSQIAEIDNFLEFLEMPSLDYRIALNSAGQSQKSL from the coding sequence ATGTTTAAAAACGGCCTAAAAGAATATTCATTTATGGAGGAAACGTTTCTCCTATTCAGAAGACTTGTCACTTCAAGTCGAGCTCGCTCATTTGTTCGTTATGCAAATACTTTGGCGATCTTCATTATTTTAGGACTTATTTTCTCTAAGGAAGCAACGCTCGACAGTCGCTTGCATCCTGTTCTTTCAAATGAGAGTAAAGGTGAATCTACTTATTTCTTAGATGAGAAAACATATTATCAATTCCCAAAAGTTAAGAGAACCTTTGGTAAGGCCTCAGTTGTTGATCTGCAATATCTTTCAAAGAAAGAGAGCAGAAGACTTATTCTCGATTCAGTGAAGAGCCCGCGCCTAAGAAAGCGTCTCGCTCGCTACTTGACGAGAACGCTTGAGCTTTGCGAGAAGTATCAAGTCGATCCATTTTGGGCCCTAAGTATAATGTGGACTGAAAGCCACTTTAATTTAAAGGCCAAGAGCTCTGTTTCTGCGACAGGTTTAATGCAAATCATGCCGGCCACAGGAGTTTTTCTCAGCAAGCTTCTCAATATGCCTATTAAAGAGAAAGTCATCTATAAGAGCATTCAAGACCCCGACCTCAATATTGAAATGGGTGTCTTTTATTTAAAGAGATTATTAAAAATGTTCAAAGGTAATTATCGCCTTGCCACTGTCGCTTATAATATGGGGCCAGGTGGTGTTTATAGAAGACTTAGAAATAATCAGCCCGTCGGAGTTAGAAACCTTTATTTAGATAAAGTTAGAAGACATTATAAATTAATCTCTAAGAATTTTACTCACAATATTTCTCGAAGCTACCTCGCTCTACGCAGCACTTTAGTAGTTAGAAATCCAATTTCTGGTTACACATATAGTCAAATCGCAGAGATTGATAACTTTCTGGAATTTCTCGAAATGCCAAGCTTAGACTACCGTATTGCTCTTAATTCAGCGGGTCAATCTCAGAAATCCCTCTAA